The following are from one region of the Cetobacterium somerae genome:
- a CDS encoding iron-containing alcohol dehydrogenase family protein has protein sequence MEKSILTEVYMDSNIWNILGKEIQNYNNILVIHGDKSLLSIKNEFFKTLKDKNFHLVHYGNECCHSIVNSTLDNLNDNTYDLILGIGGGKSIDASKVMMDKLNIPLFTIPTIASTCAAVSYISVMYEENHVFQELYFLKRPPHKTFINLDTLIAAPKKYLWAGIGDTLAKYYEMNLKARGKRLNFNTTMGEKLSHLCKETMLNYGKHALSTSIVDVDFKEVAGVILVTTGIVSNLIDFKYNGALAHAIFDALTKIKRVEEEHLHGEVVAFGILIQLQLEGNHEELNNLLNFYKEINLPTTLKEIVVKNEYLEKKEEIIDKILNSITGSEIPLNFTKDEFITILEGNL, from the coding sequence ATGGAAAAATCTATTTTAACAGAAGTTTATATGGACAGTAACATTTGGAATATTTTAGGTAAAGAGATTCAAAATTATAATAATATCTTAGTTATTCATGGTGATAAATCTCTTTTATCAATAAAAAATGAATTTTTTAAAACTTTAAAAGATAAAAATTTTCATCTAGTTCATTATGGTAATGAGTGTTGTCACTCTATTGTTAACTCAACTTTGGATAATTTAAATGATAATACTTATGATTTGATTCTTGGTATTGGTGGCGGAAAATCTATCGATGCTTCAAAAGTTATGATGGATAAATTAAATATACCACTTTTTACTATTCCTACCATTGCTTCTACATGTGCTGCAGTTTCATATATTTCAGTAATGTATGAGGAAAATCATGTGTTTCAAGAGTTATACTTTTTAAAAAGACCACCTCACAAAACGTTCATAAATTTAGATACTTTAATTGCTGCCCCTAAAAAATACTTATGGGCTGGAATAGGAGATACTTTAGCTAAATATTACGAAATGAATTTAAAAGCTCGTGGAAAAAGATTAAATTTTAATACTACTATGGGAGAAAAGCTAAGTCATCTTTGTAAAGAAACAATGTTAAATTATGGAAAACATGCTCTTTCTACATCAATAGTAGATGTTGATTTTAAAGAAGTTGCTGGAGTTATTCTTGTAACAACTGGTATTGTTTCAAATCTTATTGACTTTAAATACAATGGAGCACTTGCCCATGCTATTTTCGATGCTTTAACTAAAATTAAAAGAGTTGAAGAGGAGCATCTACATGGAGAAGTGGTAGCTTTTGGTATATTAATTCAATTACAACTTGAAGGTAATCATGAAGAACTTAATAATCTTTTAAACTTCTATAAAGAGATTAATCTTCCAACTACTCTTAAAGAGATTGTTGTTAAAAATGAATACCTTGAGAAAAAAGAGGAGATTATTGATAAAATTTTAAACTCTATTACTGGTAGCGAAATACCACTTAACTTTACTAAAGATGAATTTATAACTATTTTAGAAGGAAATTTATAG
- a CDS encoding MetQ/NlpA family ABC transporter substrate-binding protein, translated as MKRTLLLLIIVSNFVFGKDVFKIGATPIPAGEILNEIKEELAKEGLNIEIVEFTDYIMPNLALADGSLDANFFQHKPYLANFMKEKNLDLVPLEDIYVPPLGAYSKKYKSVNELKAGDKIAIPNDPTNAGRALILLHNNGVIKLSNPEDLMATEFDIVENPKKLKIVSLQAAQLPRSLEDVDLAVINCNYALDTGLSPQEDSLIVEGKESAYGNVVAVRKGDENSKEVATLMKVLRSDKVRNFILEKYKGGIIPLF; from the coding sequence ATGAAAAGAACATTATTGCTATTAATTATTGTTTCAAATTTTGTCTTTGGAAAAGATGTGTTTAAAATTGGGGCTACTCCAATACCTGCTGGGGAAATTTTAAATGAGATAAAAGAGGAGTTAGCAAAAGAGGGATTAAATATTGAAATTGTTGAATTTACAGATTATATTATGCCAAATTTAGCTTTGGCAGATGGTTCTTTAGATGCAAATTTTTTCCAACATAAACCATATTTAGCTAATTTTATGAAAGAGAAAAATTTAGATTTAGTTCCCTTAGAGGATATATATGTCCCACCATTAGGAGCTTATTCTAAAAAATATAAAAGTGTGAATGAATTAAAAGCTGGAGATAAAATAGCTATTCCTAATGATCCTACAAATGCTGGAAGAGCGTTGATTTTATTACATAATAATGGAGTTATAAAGTTATCTAATCCTGAGGATTTAATGGCTACAGAGTTTGATATAGTTGAAAATCCTAAAAAATTAAAGATTGTTTCTCTACAAGCTGCTCAGTTACCAAGATCTTTAGAAGATGTGGACTTAGCAGTTATAAATTGTAACTATGCTTTAGATACAGGATTATCACCACAAGAAGACTCTTTAATTGTTGAAGGGAAAGAGAGTGCTTATGGAAATGTGGTAGCAGTAAGAAAAGGTGATGAAAATAGTAAAGAAGTAGCAACTTTAATGAAAGTTCTAAGGAGTGACAAAGTTAGAAATTTTATATTAGAGAAGTATAAAGGAGGAATAATTCCTCTATTCTAA
- a CDS encoding transporter substrate-binding domain-containing protein, with product MKNILKGIFIVLIALIVFSCGEKEAKVQETKDRVFVIGTNAEYPPFEYLENGKIVGLDPDIIEAIFQKLGYQYKWANMEFGGLISALQTGKIDMVIAGMSITPERAKMVQFTSPYLTSKVAFVTNQKKPIKGMDDLEDKKYGAELGTTKENTAKNISGATVVPFQNNTSALLALKNGQIDGIVLDESVAEEYVKNNSDLLLVGILEGEPKAIALGKNDKDFDKINEALVQLVNDGTIEKLKEKYKVK from the coding sequence ATGAAAAATATATTAAAGGGAATTTTTATAGTATTAATTGCACTGATTGTTTTTAGTTGTGGAGAAAAAGAAGCCAAGGTTCAAGAAACAAAAGACAGAGTTTTTGTAATTGGAACTAATGCAGAATATCCACCATTTGAATACTTAGAAAACGGGAAAATAGTAGGGTTAGATCCAGATATTATAGAAGCAATATTTCAAAAACTTGGATATCAGTATAAATGGGCTAATATGGAGTTTGGAGGATTAATATCAGCCTTACAAACTGGCAAAATAGATATGGTTATAGCTGGAATGAGTATTACTCCTGAAAGAGCTAAGATGGTTCAATTTACATCTCCTTATCTAACTTCAAAGGTAGCATTTGTAACAAATCAAAAAAAACCTATAAAAGGAATGGATGATTTAGAGGATAAAAAATATGGAGCAGAATTAGGAACAACAAAAGAAAATACTGCTAAAAATATTTCTGGAGCAACGGTAGTTCCTTTTCAAAATAATACATCAGCTTTATTAGCCTTAAAAAATGGTCAAATAGATGGGATTGTTTTAGATGAGAGTGTTGCAGAAGAGTATGTTAAAAATAACTCAGATTTATTATTAGTTGGTATTTTAGAAGGGGAACCAAAAGCGATAGCTCTTGGAAAAAATGATAAAGATTTTGATAAAATAAACGAAGCATTAGTTCAGTTAGTAAATGATGGAACTATTGAAAAGTTAAAAGAAAAATATAAGGTTAAGTAA